The nucleotide sequence AACGGGATGCCCTCAATACGCTCGCCAGTCGACGCGAGTATGCACATCAGCTGGTGGCGGCTGTCGAAGCGAAAGAGATCGCTGCTAAAGATCTCTCCGCGGAAATCATTCGTCAGCTGGGGAATCTCAAGGATCAAAGTCTGAATGAAAAAATCGGCAAAGTCTGGGGCATCGTGCGCGAGTCGGCTGCGGATAAGAAAAAACAGATCGCCAGCTTCAGGGATATGATTGAACGTCCTCATCCCACCCCCGATCTGAATCTGGGAAGAGCCGTCTTTGCGAAGACCTGTCAGCAGTGTCACAAACTGTTTGGTACAGGGGAATCGATCGGACCCGAGCTAACTGGTTCCAATCGGGCAAACCTCGATTATCTGCTTTCCAACGTGATTGATCCGAGTGCCGTGATGGCGAAGGACTATCAACCCGTTGTCATCGTCACCGAGTCGGGACGAATTGTGACAGGCATCATCAAACAGCAGGATAAGAACGCGGTCACCGTCGCAACTGCGAATGAGACAGTCATCATCCCCCGCGATGAAATTGATGAGATGAGCCTGAGCGATAAATCAATGATGCCGGACAATCTCTGGAAGCAGTTGAGCCGTCTGGAAGTCCGTTCGCTGGTCGCGTATCTGGCTGGTTCACAACAGGTTCCCATGAAAGCGACTCCCGATAATCTGAAGCTGTTTTTCAACGGTCAGGACCTGGCTGGCTGGACCGGAAACAGTCAACTCTGGTCGGTCGAAAACGGCGAGATCGTCGGACGTTCGCCGGGAATCAAACAGAATGAATTCCTGGTCAGCGATCTGCAGGTAAGTGATTTTGAACTGAAACTCAAAGTCAAACTGACTCCCGATATCGGCAACAGCGGCATTCAGTTTCGCAGCAGCCTGGAACCAGGCAGCCATGTCAAAGGGTACCAGGCCGACGCGGGCAAAGGCTGGTGGGGGAAGCTTTATGAAGAACATGGCCGTGGTCTCCTGTTTAAAGAATCGGGTGAAGCCTATGTTCGTAAAGGGGAATGGAACGAGTACCGCATCGTCGCCGTTGGTTCACAGATTCGTACCTTCATCAACGGAAATCTCTGTACTAATCTCAACGATCCCCAGGGAGCCAAAACAGGCATCATCGCCTTCCAGATTCATTCTGGCGGACCCATGGAGGTTCGCTTCAAAGATCTGGAATTAAATCTGGGCCCCAAAGCGGACTGATCGCACCACGGTCAAACTGGTTTTCACCGTGAAAGCCAGTTTGACCGTCTGTCAGCTCCTTTCGCATCGACGTCAGTCGCCTGTCGGAAAAAACTGAATAAACTCCCCTTGACGCCTGCGCGCCGACGACGATAAACGCTAAAATGAGTCGCGCGCGTGACCAGTTTGCAGTGCACTGAAACATACGCCACTTGTTCTTGATCGTCACTATAAAACAGCCTGTTTTTTCCAGATAATCAGTTCTCAGATCAGCACCCGTTCCTGATGTATGCCTGCGGGTCGCCACACATCGCAGCCCTTCGTTCCGGCACCGCCACTGATCACTCCAGCATCGGTCCCATATCAACAGATATCGCCATGTTTTATCGTTCATCCCTCTTGACCTCCCCACGCCCTTCCACAAAATAATCCACCATGCAACGGCATACATACCACAGATCGAACACGAGACAGACCCCGATAACAATAACAAATATCAATGTCCTCTCACCTGCGCGGGTGAGACTGTCGGCCTGCCCGACAGGGCTTACGTAAACAGCACCACGATCTGGTTGACCCGCCCCCCCCAAAAAAATAATTATAAAGATCAGCTCCGAAGCACCGCAGATGAAAATCCCGAACCAGTAAACACCGATCACGGACTGGAAGAATCGGATAGCCACGGATGCAATCCGGGCCGAGCGCAGCGCAGGATGTCGCAGATCGCGCGTACTGTAAAAGCCTGTATTTGTAGTTTAATTACCTGTCAAAGCTTTGCTGTTGCGCAGAATGCTTTGCAGAAAATCCAGCTTCGGCTGTCCGTTGATCGTAGTCAGGGATGTTATCTCTGTCAGAGTCGTTCGATTGCGGAGTGCCTGCTGCGGACTGCAGTTCAGTGATTCGATCGGCAGAGAATTGAGGGGGGACAGATCGAGTGTGGGAGGCCCCCCTTTCAGCGTGAGTTTGCGGAGCGAGTTCAGCATGCGCAGGGATGAGATGTCGTGAGACTCGGGGACCAGAGTCAGAGTCGCCTCAATGACGACGCCCTCTTCAATGACCGGCACCAGGCCGACTCCATTCGCGTCTTCACGAAGTTTGCCAAGGATTGCATTGGTCCGTACGCTGGCAGGTTCCTGGGCATAAGCGGATGCGAATGCTTCGGCGGCGCTCTGTTGTGCGGCATACTGACTCCAGAAATCACCCGCTTCGCGTATTTCATGGGCATCCCTTCCCAGCCGTTTCAGGGGCAACTGGAATAAAAGTTGCTCATCCTGTTCCTCAAAGAGCGGCAGGCTCAATGTCAATTGTTCCAATGGCATATGCTCCAGCGGTGACAGGTCGGAGACCAGGGTTCGTTCGAAACTCAATTCTTTCAAAGGCATGCCTGCGAGCGGTGACAGATCGGAAACCTGAGTGTTCTCTATGTGAAGTGTGGTCAGTTCCGCTTCTTTCAGTGGTGACAAATCGGAAATGCCCGTGTTACTGCAGTAGAGCGCCTGCAGGGGCATCCCACTCAACGGTAATAGACTGCGGACATGAGTCTGGTGTACTGCAAGGTGCGTCAGATCCATTCCCTGGAGGGGAGACAGGTCGGCCACTTGAGTGAAATCTAAATTCAGATTAGTCAGCCGCATCCCCTTCAGCGGAGACAGGTCCGACACATGCGGGCTACTCCAGAGAAACAGAACCTTGAGCGGCATGTCCGCTAACGGGGACAGGTCTTTAATCCTGGTGTGGGCACCATACAAGTGAGCCAGCTTCATTCCCTTTAGAGGCGTGAGATCGGAAACACTGGAATTACTGATGTCCATTTTGGTCAACGGCAATCCGACCAGTGGTGAAAGGTCCGTGAGCTTGCCGTGTGTCAGATGATTACCACCGCATACGAGTGAGGTCAGGTCTGACAGTGCTCGGACAGGCCAGATCTCAGCGATATGATCTCCTGCCAGGAAGGTCAAACCGACGACATGACCGTTTTCGATTGTTTCCTTCAGTTTGCCATCAAAACCAGGATTGACCTCCATCAACTTTTGAGACACCGCGACAACCTGGTCTGTCGCTTTCATGCGGGCTACTTCGTCAAAAAATTTCTGTTGTCCGGCATCGGGTGTCCAGCGCCCGTTTGACGTGCTGGTCTTTTTCAATTCGCTCCAGTCGATATCACATTCGGGCAATGCCTGGGCGAGACGTCTGATGCCCTCCGTCGTTACCGGGGTTTTATTCAGGTACAGGTTGCGAAGATTACGATTCTGCTCCAGGGACTCCAGTCCGACATCATTGATATTGGTCTGTTCCAGATTCAGTTGGCCCAATTGGGAGGCACCAGACAGAATCGCAAGTGTACTGTCATCTGCCTGGGTCAGTGAGAGCATCAATAGCTCGAGTTTTTGCAGACTTGCATATCGTTTCAAAATCGAGAGATCTTCTGCTGAAAGTTGCGTGTCCCCCAGCCTCAGATCGCGCAGATCGGGGAAGTCGGTAAAATATTCCAGTCCCTGCTTTGTGATATTGGTCCCCCATAAATCAAGCCGCTGCAATCCGCGATTGTCACTCAGGTGTGCGAGACCCGCATCGGTGAATTCAGGAGAATAGGCTAAGTTCACAAAACGAAGATTCTTTGTACCTCTCAATGCAGCCAGACCGGTATCGGTAACCTTTTTCATGTTGATCAGCTCGACGTGAGTCAGGCGAAAGGGACTGTCAGGGAGTTCCTTGATCGATGCGATGAGTTTTTTCTCTCCCTGACGGCTGTCATCGTTCAAACGTACTTTTCCCCCGATGGAGAGGACATATTCCGCAGCACGACGGTCGGGATCAACGACTTTTGAATCGGTCGGTTGAGCTGCCGGTTCCCGGCTCACGCGCACAACCTGTCGTCCGTTCCGGGTGACTGTGATCAGCTCCTGCTGCAGGACTTCACCATTCTTCGTAGCCTGCAGCTGATATTGTCCCGGTTTCAGTCGAAGTTCTTTGACGCCGGCACCGGTAATCACCATCTCCTGTCCATCGATGGAAATGCTGACACCGGGATCATCCACTTCGATCACCAGCGTTCCTTCAGGCGAGAGCAGGCGAATCACGGTTCCCCGCACATTGGTGATGCCGGTTGCTTCGGTGAAGCCGAAACTCGAAAGCAGCACAATCAGAACCGCTGCGAACTTCATCCAGGGGAACAGCGCCCGACGCATTCGCTTCGAACTCTCGGGAGACTCTTCCACGGGAGGGATCTTCAATGCGATTTCTTCATGAGTACCCGCTAACAGGTCAGCGACTTCCTGTGCCGAGGTGAAACGTTTTTCAGGTTCTTTCTCGTGCAGTTTTTGAATGATAGTTACCAGCCAGTCAGGGACTTCCGTAATGACTTCCTGAATATTGCGTGGCTGCTCATCAACGACCCGTTTGAGTACGGCCAGCGTTGAGGGAGCACGAAAGGGAGCCCTTCCGGTACACATCACATACAGCACGCTGCCCAGGCTGAACAGGTCACTCCTCTGATCGAGTCTGACGCCCTGAACCTGCTCGGGGGACATGTACAGCGGGGTCCCGGCGATGATGCCGCTCTGGGATCGGCTGGCGTCATCCGCTGCGCGAGCCAGACCGAAATCGGTGAGCTTGACCTGGCCTGTACCTGATTCGATCAGGATATTGGCCGGCTTGATATCCCGATGAATCAGTCCCTGCAGATGTGCTGCCTGGAGTCCGTTGGCAATCATCTGCCCCAGTCGACAGATGGTCTGGAGTTCGAGTGGACCATTTTCGTCGAGTACCTGCTGCAGTGTTTTGCCGTCAATGTATTCCATCACCAGAAAGGGGAGGGGAGCTTCCTCGACCGCATAGATATTGACGACATTTTCATGACGAATCGCCGCGGTGGCCCGGGCTTCGCGCAAAAAACGCTTGCGGGCAGGGGAAGTGGCAGCCATGGCCGGCGTCATGACCTTGATGGCAACAATCCGGTGCAGTCGCTGGTCGAACGCCTTAA is from Gimesia maris and encodes:
- a CDS encoding serine/threonine-protein kinase, which gives rise to MNEQEIFNEALEIDDVPSRSAFLDQVCGDDRLLRKQVDALLEEYARSGEFLRVPAVDQIRKASDVTRVASVEDSPLESDLDLSFLEPPTVEGSLGSLCHYDIQELIGRGGCGIVFKAFDQRLHRIVAIKVMTPAMAATSPARKRFLREARATAAIRHENVVNIYAVEEAPLPFLVMEYIDGKTLQQVLDENGPLELQTICRLGQMIANGLQAAHLQGLIHRDIKPANILIESGTGQVKLTDFGLARAADDASRSQSGIIAGTPLYMSPEQVQGVRLDQRSDLFSLGSVLYVMCTGRAPFRAPSTLAVLKRVVDEQPRNIQEVITEVPDWLVTIIQKLHEKEPEKRFTSAQEVADLLAGTHEEIALKIPPVEESPESSKRMRRALFPWMKFAAVLIVLLSSFGFTEATGITNVRGTVIRLLSPEGTLVIEVDDPGVSISIDGQEMVITGAGVKELRLKPGQYQLQATKNGEVLQQELITVTRNGRQVVRVSREPAAQPTDSKVVDPDRRAAEYVLSIGGKVRLNDDSRQGEKKLIASIKELPDSPFRLTHVELINMKKVTDTGLAALRGTKNLRFVNLAYSPEFTDAGLAHLSDNRGLQRLDLWGTNITKQGLEYFTDFPDLRDLRLGDTQLSAEDLSILKRYASLQKLELLMLSLTQADDSTLAILSGASQLGQLNLEQTNINDVGLESLEQNRNLRNLYLNKTPVTTEGIRRLAQALPECDIDWSELKKTSTSNGRWTPDAGQQKFFDEVARMKATDQVVAVSQKLMEVNPGFDGKLKETIENGHVVGLTFLAGDHIAEIWPVRALSDLTSLVCGGNHLTHGKLTDLSPLVGLPLTKMDISNSSVSDLTPLKGMKLAHLYGAHTRIKDLSPLADMPLKVLFLWSSPHVSDLSPLKGMRLTNLNLDFTQVADLSPLQGMDLTHLAVHQTHVRSLLPLSGMPLQALYCSNTGISDLSPLKEAELTTLHIENTQVSDLSPLAGMPLKELSFERTLVSDLSPLEHMPLEQLTLSLPLFEEQDEQLLFQLPLKRLGRDAHEIREAGDFWSQYAAQQSAAEAFASAYAQEPASVRTNAILGKLREDANGVGLVPVIEEGVVIEATLTLVPESHDISSLRMLNSLRKLTLKGGPPTLDLSPLNSLPIESLNCSPQQALRNRTTLTEITSLTTINGQPKLDFLQSILRNSKALTGN